ccatccATACCCCGgtcccgggcccgctcaccgactAAGGACGtggtatactcgagatatacccgtcatggtagttggatacagaagtcgagggattcacccaacgacgcaactacatttagatttatggtagttggatacagaagtcgagggattcacccaacgacgcaactacatttagaatCAAGGATTCAGGAGGAAAAATGCTTttacacaagtcaccactcgaacggctagtgtgataaagtacacacagctcacttcgatggatcaaaagctcattttacaatttatcacgtatcaagtcaagaaaacacttaattcaagtaggaaaggaacaggcagggacactcaccaagagtggagttcagatatcaagttggaaatcgaattccgcgtcctcgcaatatcctagaATACCAAAtattgaaactataagtttctattcagttttttttttaagcttaTACACATCGAGGTTTATctaatatattactagtttattttccCATAGTAATTTCAAGAATCTATTtaggttgaaacttgacaaaagtagtggaaatgtttcttatagttttccttgggatatttttccttagaaaagggtaactagtatcattttcttgaaataagtcgacaaatctcttaatatccacgttaggaagttactttgaacatttctttaaagctatggtttttgcaaaaattattactaaaactatTTTACCTAAAAATAAGGTTTCTTGCCGTGCAAGTTCCTATGCttttaactaaaattattaaaactcgtattttggcacttttcctatagttaactagcCAAGTGCAAAActtaaagaaagaaatgatTTAGATTAAGACTTAGGATTTTCAAAAGCTAGAAAATTTATTTACTATAACTATCAAAGTTAGTTTGAGCAAAAagaaattatcgagttggaagagtttaggcaaaacactagatattgagTTTTATAATgtaatactagctggaaaagtatttttgattaatttgatcacagttactcgagttcgcaaggtcgatacaacttccacagctccgattccgtttcgaaatTATCTTATGGATCAAAATATAGCAAAAATCACCTAGCAAATTACTAAGGCTttgtcaatcattagccctagatttcaacaattgcatttctgataaaaataaaattgaacaaccaaggcttcatcaatcattagcacttggtttcagcaaacccatcatacaaataaaaataaaagtgaggcctccaagacattccagcaatttaACTTTCATCACCCAGTAGTACTTATAAagtcattcaaatggccaagggcttcatcaatcattagcccttgacaacatcaattacttccaaccacaattcaatcaaaaatttaaaacacaagtaagctaaaatctcaatccaaatccaaatttagTTTCACGAAGAAACAGGACGTTCATACAAAACAGTCTACTTGGAGGGTTCacagacagcagtacacatggaggaaaaatacgaaatttctacAGGACAAAGGCCTATGAttatagtttcaaatgccactaacggcgccttaatcggattttcctacaccaagatataagcattttgcctagactggtcagtgaaatccggaaatctggaaattcttgttcacttgtgaaaaactcctttttctcttttaaaaccataggacttttattcaaaccatccgtACATTTAAatatgacattcataccagtATATACCAAGGCAAATAACACTTAATTCCAGCAAATGGTTCAGCCAAGAATTCATATATATACTAATCTGTCATCAGCTATATATGACAACCATCAATTGGCAATTCACCCACAATTCGAGTGTTTCACCTCTGCATGTCTTATAAAACTTTAAAACaacatattccaggcatttccaATCATTGTGTTTCAAGGAATAATTTCACAACCGAGCTAAAACTCCGATTCAACCTTCGGATACCACAAAACAAATTTCCAACATTTATTTTCCAACATTTGGGTCAATCTTTTAGTCATTCAAATTTCCAGCACTAAGTTGTTCATGAATTCAATATTTCTTTGGCTAAGACATGCCATTATACTCTCAACTTCATCATGCAATTACTTGGCTAGTCCGTTAACATTTCCAACTCGAAATTAAGTTTAAACAACTGTTATAATCCTtgaaatttccaggtttaaactCGTGGTAGTTCacaaaaattttccagcaattgtatGTCCTTATCACAACtttttccttggctaaaacaGAGTATTATGGTCTCAAATTTAACATGCAACTACTTAACTAACTGATTAACATATCTAGTTCAGAAAACAACTTCAATCATCAacacaaaatcatctaaaaatttccagaaacatcCAACAAGCCTCGGATGAACGTGCACTTAGcagaattcaatttcattttatttttctgctttaaacCCGTTAATTAACTATAGGCAGAACTTAATCATCTTGTAGTTTACTAGTTAGTCATAGTTCGAGGTTCAGAACAGCAAAATTATACCCAATGAAACTACATGACTCAAGACAAATCTCGGCAGAATCCTTtcagcaaaacagaattttcctaagctccttaattcatcacccaaatacataaaattatcatgcaaggccctaatcataataatcatccaaaaattcagTTAGTTAAACATCATTTCATGCTCGAATTACTACAGCAAAACAACATTGAAGCTGCGGTATCCACTCAGCTTCTCGGCAGAAACAATTacttccaagacagattttctaatgttttgatttcatcatccgatGGTTTAAAATCATCATGCAAAGCTCAATTATCATGGTATTAACTAGTTATTCATggttacaaactcaaaacaacgaAATTGAATCACATGAAGCTGCAAAAATGCAGGACAAGCTCTCGGCTGCAACAATTCATAAGAAcagaatttcttcttctaaatcacTTGTCCGGATGTTTGAAACCCACATGCGAGGCCCTAACCGCATTAATCATCCCAGATTTAGATAGCTAATCATAAATACAATTCCGGATTATCACAAGAAAGCAGATTTCATCAAGCATGTCTTAATCAATTCTCGGAAATCCAATTTCAGCGCacatcagatttttcttttcctaaattcCTCATTCATTGCCTAAGCTTCACATGCAGGGCCCTAGATAGCTTAATCCACCATTGGTCAGTTAGCTttagtccagaaattacctcaccgATGACTCACTCGCGTGGCAaggaagctgaaaattttctctcGGCTTTGCACGCTGGTTTGGTTGTTGCAGAACCGCAGCTCACcagctctccctctcttgttcaCACGCGAACTGGGGTAATGGTTCTGGTTGGATGTTGCAGTTGCGGTGGAGTTGCTGGAAACGGTTGCAGTTGGTTGAGGTGAAGAAAACACAGAGGAACTTACGCACAGCCTCTCCCTCTCTTCCCTCGAGCTCACTTACGGAACCAGAAATGGTTGCAGCtcgcggacagaaccagaaatcttcctctcggctgcagagtgcagctcggcctctctctctctctctctctcggattGTCGACACTAGCTAAGCAGAGTGAGTTGCAGTTGTAGTTTGAGATGTGAAGTGGAAGTGGATGAAAGAGTGCCGTGGTTTTTTGAGGGTGGAATCGATTGAGTGTGGAGTTGGTAATGGATTTCGATTGGTGGTATGGGGCGGTGCTAGGCTGCTGTCCGAGGTCTTGTTTGGTTCGGCATGGAAATATCATGGTTGTGGTGTAGTGGGGATTTGGTGGTTTGTGAAGGgcattttggtcttttcacatctCCTCCTAATATCCCCTTAAGTCCTTGGCTCTAACTAAAgtccaaaaattatccccaagtgtgatttaaACGTCGAATTATACACTAGTCCTACAAGACCTTAATTATCGTAAGTCTTACGTCCTACTTATATCGTTCTTGTCCAAAATTTATCGATTGCATCTTAATACTAAGGTTTCTGTATACCCTTAATCTTATTCGTAATAAAGTTAGCTATTGCAAATTAAGGAATTTATTTTTAGAGAGTAAACTTAATATCGCTCAAGAATTATTACTTTTAGTATAACAAAACtgaataattcaatattggttacaattatattatttattacataaaCATTATCTTTATActttatttcaaaacaattaattacaatactAGAGTTCAGAGAGATTAATTGTTAGGTCAAAGAAATAGTTTACCAttgaaatatgaatttaaagTAGCAAAACTAATAAGTTTAGTACATAGAGTAAAATATATTCACGTAGTCCAATTTGAGAATACTCAATATTTTGCACATTTAACGTGTTTGCGATTTTAAAATTGTGTTTACATATTTATTCAAAGACAAAATTCATTCTCCTGAAGAAACGGGACATTTAAACAGGATAGCCTACTTCTTGAgcaaattaataatttgtaaGTGATCACTTATCATActtcctttattatttaaactattaaaatcaagtttggccttatatataaatttaacattCATAATATTCATTTATCCCTTTTATATCAACTTATTATCTTAATCATTTTCAAACCATAAAACATACCTGTCTTCAAAATTAACTTGTATACTCATTCAATCTAATGAACTTTCTCAATCCAATATTAATTATGACTTATATATACTCCATTCCCCTTACACCGTTATCAGGATATttttaaattctcaattttgaTAAGAATTCAATTAAGCATTTAATTAACCACTTATTCATTATATGACATATTTCTAAGCTCAAggtaagtaaaataaaataaatgcaaagctTACACATGATTTCTCGAGTTCTCACACATACTAATCTGTGAAAACATATTTTGGCTCTCTGCATCCCTGCTTGTGACTCTTGCTGAGTAGTAGCAAGAATTCCAGCAACAAGGACAACTGCAAGAGGTAGTCCCTTACAGTATCTCGCTATGCGTAGCATAACTTCACTTAATGTTGGAGGACAACCTTCTTTGGCAAATAGCTTCTTCTGCAGCAATTCCAAACTCTCTTTTATTAGTGAGCCAGCGAAGGTGGTGAGGTTTGCTATTAGGTTTAATTTGCAAAGATAAATTCTGAATTCTGCTGGTGAGTAGCCTGCTTCCATTGCAATCATCTGGCAAGGAGTGTTTCAACAAATCCCACCTGTCAGTGTCCCAAACATTATCCAAAACAATGAGATATGTATTTCTCTTCAAAAACTAGCGGAGTTTGTCAGCCATATCATCTTCATTCATCTTAAGATActgtgtaaggatcgaagacaactaagtggaagagataaacaatgtaaagatcacaaacgtaacaataagtaaatgaaaagaaaagaattgcaaactaattaactacccaactcctcattgagcttgtagattaattgaaacaagcttcttcaagttgatgaattacaatcatttttgtgtacaaaggaaggttcacctcctaaataaaaaggaaagaattgcaaaccaattaactacctaACTCCTcattgagcttgtagattaattgaaaCAATCTTCTttaagttgatgaattacaatcactcttgtgtacaaaggaaggttcacctcctccttacccTGAattccactcggtcaagttaggacattttactatccctcaggacaaccctcgcagagctacactcatgaagtattcactcacaaatgaaaagcttacaatgaatctcacaccactaagactacaaatcttccttatagggtattttctcactaaaatcactctagatcttttgtatctttagtgtgtcaaagttgtttgaagtatctgaccaaccactatttatataggaccaagaaagtgccacattaatgcttccaacggatagaaagtagctgaagagtcaactagccattggagtatcggacatccgatactcctgttttttgcgtccgacagtatgcagtgagtttgagaaattttcttcaattctatcggacgtccggtgcaagctctttgtgcgtccgacagcaaacaaagagatttgagaaatcatcttgtttctatcggacgtccggtggagacatattcagcgtccgatggtttcgtcaactttgaaggatcctatcagacgtccgatgcttgcgtccgatcgaggtcagtgatccagggagaatgttttatttccttcggacgtccggtggtagagttcttcatgcgtccgaagttgcgcaatgattatcgaacgtccgatccaagcgtccgacagctttcaacagcctttgtccctttcaattgcacttgatctttgaactTGATTTGCTTCACAGCTAAAAATaattcttgaagagatattagaattatctattattttgtaaacatcaaaagttagggactaaggtcaatattctcccccttttttatgatgacaaaacaatggatggaagaaggaaaaagattgagcacatgagcataagctccccctcacacaTTGCATCTAAactataatctcagaataactccccctttcatatagcatccatttctctccctttttgtcatcataaaactTCAGTAATAtacaaaaatatcaaggaaaactcagttcaaaatatcagaaacatcaaaagaaaattataaaaaaaatattatgaacaagaaacTCATCAATCTTatcaatatctcctacttgttagagttagcatcatgtctaactatccacatgcatttcatgcctcttttcatattcttccacacataacaatcactttcatgtgatctttttgacaacaaaaattacatataaccaaagagttatttacatgaataggtttaataaatcttacttgtcttctcttataaatagcaaattcatttGCAGCAGAATTTATCTTCTTCTGATAAGCgccaaaatgaggttttgatttattactttgaaaacagtcttgttttttatgttggagcaactcatttaaattatccattcttcttttcaaatcaccttgttctttttgaacatttcataaagtcttgtttttctatcaagttcaaagtgtaaaacagtctcactcttttttaaaaaatcactttcagttttcagttttttgttttcttgaaaaaacgtgcattgtcctgaagaagaaagcttaTTTTATgctttaattccttgtttctagcataagattctttcaaattatcatgcaattttataatgaaagattcaagatcatcatcagttttattatcactatcaaattgagagttacaagttattacctcatcatctccaatggccgtGAAagtcaattgagcagattcttcttcctcatcaatttcaccatcggagttgcactcattccatgtgaactgaaaattgttgaatcttgattttctttctcATTTCATGTGAACTGAaaattgttgaatcttgattttcttccttctttcttcttcaccactggacactcacttgcatagtgtccaggttggccgcattcaaagcacttatcagtttactttttgttgaactctggcttccctttgtttctcaagtTGTTGGACTGATTCGGGAAGGAGTTACTAGGTTCACCTTTTCtaaatctcctcttgttgagtattcttttgaaacctcgtgtgatgagtgcaatatcactatcatcaccttccatgtcatcttcACTCACGGAGGCTGTATCATTTTCATCTTGTGAAGCCTTCAgagcaatattctttctcacttttgtgtcttcttcttcctgcaccttggacttgagttttagctcataagaagtcagtgaattaatgagagattcaataggcaaggtatttagatctttggcttcctcaatggcagtcactttactctcccaatccttcgataaagcattcagaatttttctatttttctcacctagagagtattccttttccagcaccttcaaatccttaatgagatcattgaatctacaatacatcttatcaatgttttcatgaggttccatcttgaaggattcatactttgtaactagaatagacttcttttgttctctaacattctcactacgttcatgaatttctctcaatttatccTAAATTTCTTTAGCTAACTTGCAACCCTTgattctaatagattcatttgagtctaaagcacaatataacacattcatgacttttgcatttaaggtgaaatgagctctatccacagcagtcagttcacttcttattttttgtctagatctatgagtattttcatctataacagaggcatcatatggactttcactaataataaaccacaattcaatatcaatcgattgcaagaaaataatcattctttctttccaactcatataatttgacccattaaacataggtggtctaatcacaAATTGTCCTTCcaaaaaatatagcattatTGATTGTCATCATTACTCCTAAGCCGCttgagtttaatctctaggagactaAGCTCTGATACAAATTGTAAgaatcgaagacaaccaagtggaagagataaacaatgtaaagatcacaaacgtaacaataagtaaataaaaag
This sequence is a window from Coffea eugenioides isolate CCC68of chromosome 7, Ceug_1.0, whole genome shotgun sequence. Protein-coding genes within it:
- the LOC113777141 gene encoding putative late blight resistance protein homolog R1B-17, coding for MQLDIVAIVGMPGLGKTTLASKVYSDHLVLFHFHIHAWCYVSHGYSKRSLLVKILCCFDGGNSIQWDLLKHSLPDDCNGSRLLTSRIQNLSLQIKPNSKPHHLRWLTNKREFGIAAEEAICQRRLSSNIK